One Arcobacter sp. FWKO B genomic window, ATAGTATTTTTCATTGGTATCTATTACTTTTGATAAAGTATCTGGGTTTACACTATCTATTTCAATAAGTTTTTTAAATTCATTCATCACATCAATATCTTGTGCTGTTGGAGTATTTAATGGATTTCTTATTTTTAAAGAAGTTCTTTTTACATATGTTTGATGTAAACTTTCATTTACAGTATTTGTTATATTTTGGGCATTAAATTCACAATAATAAAGTGCTTTTAGTCCGCTAGGGTCATTTTTTAGCATATTTTGCAATTCACCTTTTAATGTACTACCAAGTTTTTGTATACCTTGGAGTGCTTTTTCATTATAGTTAAGTGTAGTTGCAAATAGTGTAAGTGCTAAACTTATAATTATTAGTATACCTCTAGCCATTCAAATTCCTTTATTATATATCTTTTTCTCTAAGTAGTCTTTGAATATTCTCAACATTCTTTTTAGCTGATTGTTCTCTTTCTTCCCTAATATCTCTAAGTGCTTTTAGTGTTTCTTGTTTTTCATGGTCAAGGTTAGATTGGATTTGTATAGCTTTTCTATTATTAGATGCACCACAAATACCATAAAATTTCTCTTTGTTATTAACATATAGCTTTACAGATGAACTAGAAGCATTTTTGTTAAATGTGATTATATCCCCTTCACTTAAATCAAGAATTTCTGCAACACTTAATTTAGTCTCAGCCATGATAGCCTCTATTTTCATCTGTGCTCCAGAGATTAATGTAGTAATATCTTTTTTTCTACTAGATTTTCTATTTCTACTTTCTGTAAACATTTTTTCTACTAGCTTCCCTAAGATAGGCTCTATATAGTTGATAGGATAACATATTGATAAAAAGCCACTTTCTTCATCTATTGTCAGCTCTAAAACCACAAGTAATACTATCTCATGATCACTAATGATTTGTATGGCATTAGCATTCGTATCACGAGATTCTACTTTAAAATTAAGTGTAGAGATATCATTCCATGCACGATGTAGATGTTTTATAAGCAGTTTATAAAAATGATCAAATACTTCTATTTCAATTTCAGTAAGTTCTCTATCAAGGTTATCACTTGCAGCAACTGCACCACTTCCAAGAAGTTCTGCTATTATTTTGTGTGAAATACCAGGATTACACTCTATTACCATTCTCCCCTCAAGAGGTTTCATAGAAAGAGTATTAAGTGAAGTAAGCTGAGGGATTGATAGGATAAACTCCCCATAAGTCATTTGTTCAATACTATATAATTTAAGATCAACAATCTTTCTAAGCATAGCTGATACATCTGTTGTCAAATCCCTTAACATCTTATCGTGAAGGGTATTAAATGCTTTAAACTGGTCATTTGAGATACGGTTTGGTTTTTTAAAGTCATAAATTGAGTAGTTTTTTTCTTTTGGTACTACAACTTTCTCAGCTTCAGGAAGTTCTTCCCCTTGTTCGGCAATATCAAGTAGCGCATCAATTTCATCTTGACTTAAAAATTCTGCCATTTTTTATCCTCTAATCTCAAGATCGCCATTTAAAGCTCCCATATCATTTATCATTTCTATGGTATTGATGATCTCGTTTAATGGTAGTTTCATAATCTTCATAGCTCTCATAAGATCTGAAACAGTAGGTAGTTTTTTTGTATTTATTAAAGCATTGTTTAGATTTACTTCTACAGGTCTATCACCAATTTTTACCCCATCGCCTATATCAACACCTTGATTTAAAGCAGCATCTTTCCAATCGTTTTCATTTAATTCAGTTCTTTTAATTCTAAGTGTAAAATCATTTCTACTTATTGTAACGGGATTTATAACAATATCTTCACCAGCAATAATAATTCCTTGATGTTTGTCAATTATAACTTTTCGTTTCATCTCACTTTCAATAGGGAGATTTTCAATTTCTGCAATAAATCTAACCATAGAAATACCAAACGGTCTTTTTACTTCAATTGTCCTTGTATCTAGTGCATAAGCAATTTTTTCTCTAAAATGGTCATTTATGACTTGTTGCACTTTATCAGCATATTTTGCAGAATTTTGAATAAGACTTATTGTTAAATATGGTTCATCTTTTAGTGAAAAATCAATCTCATTTTCTACAATAGCACCATCATATATAATACCTGTAGTGAGGTTATTCCCATCAGCTACAATAGTTCCTTGTGCTAGAGCATATACCTCACCATCAACACCTTTTAGTTGAGTAAGAAGCAAAGCCCCTTTATCTATTGATCTTGCATCACCAATAGCTGATACTTGAACTCTTATTTTATCCCCTTGTCTTGCAAAAGGAGGCAAGTCTGCTGTTACCATAACAGCTGCAATATTTTTTGATTTTATTGATGAAGTTGGGATCTTTATGTATGAATTTCTAAGGAGATTTTGAAGTGATTGCATAGTAAATTGACTTTTATCACCAGTTCCTGCAAGTCCTACAACTAAACCATAGCCAATAAGTTGATTTTCTCTAATACCTACAATATTTGAGATATCTTTAACTTTTTGCCCATATAAAGAGATAGTTAGAAGTAAAAGTAATAGAAGTTTATTCAATATTATCACCCAATTTTATAAATTTTTATACATTTTACTATATTTTAACAAAATTTTATATAAAATAGTGTTAAGTTTTCTAAAAAGGTGTTTTTTGAATATATATATTTATGGTGATAAATCTTTTAAGCAAGAGATGCACAAAATACTTGACCGTTCTAATATCAAGTTTAAATTTGATGGTACTATAGAAGATGTGGATTCCTTAGAGCTTTTAAAAGAGTCTATAAAGCATTCGCCACAAGATGTATATTTAATTGATAGCAATAAGATTATAGATAAAGATTCCCTAACAAACAAAATCAAATTTTTATCCCCAAAAGATGGAATTGAAAAAGAGTTTTTACAAGAACACGGTATAGGTGATATAAGTTTTGATTCTACTGATGGGTTAGTAAAACATATAGTCAAAAGACTTGAATATGTCTCAACACATAATGAGGAAGTCATAGATAGTGATGTAGAAGAACGCCCTTTTGAGCAAAATAATGATGAGTCATTACAAGATGAATTTGGTGAAGATGTTGATGATATAGTAGAGATTCAAGCTAAAAAAGAGAACTTAATAGATGCTGAACTTAGTGATTTATTAGAGTATGATGAAAGTTTAGATGAAGATGAGGACGAAGAGTCTGAAGATTTAGAAAAAAGTATTTCTGGTAATGATTTAGACATTGATGATGAATTTTTTAATATGGATTTACCATTAGATTTACTTAGTTTTGATGAAAGTGAACCAATAGTACAAGAAGATATTCAAACTTCAAGTGATTTAGATGATTTGGATGAGCTTATGAGTCTAGATAATGATATAATGCAAGAAAATAAAGATAGCTCAAGTTTTGAAGAATTGGATGAGCTTATGAGTTTAGAATCTGCTGATTTGGTAGAAGAAAAGAAAAAAACAAAAGACGAGATAAAACAAAAAACTACTCAAGGAGAGATTATGGCAAATGAATTGGATGAGCTAAGTAATATTGATGAAAACGATATTTTATCAGCATTAGGTGATTTAGATTTTGGTGCACCTATTGCTCCAAGCACAAAAGTTTCTCAGCCTGCAAGTTCTGTTAGTGAAAGAAGTAGTTCATCAAAAAGTGTTGATACATCACTATCTATTCAAAGTGGTGACTTAGGACAGTTAAGTGCACTGATTGCACAATTATTACAAAATAAGACTTTGGATATTTCTATAAAAATAAGAGATTAAAATGGATTTACTTGCAATTGCTGAGAATACAGTCAAAGTTATATTAATACTTGGGCTACCATCTCTTTTGGTAAGTATGATTATAGGTTTAGTGATTTCAATTTTTCAAGCTGTTACACAAGTTAGTGATGCATCTTTGACATTTGTTCCCAAACTTATTTTCGTATCCTTTTTTATACTTATCTCTCTCCCTTGGATTGGTGAAAGTGTAGAAGTTTATACAAAAGAGCTTTGGAATTTGATGTTGATTTTTGGTGAACAATGATTAATAAACTATATAATCTTAAAACTCTCCAAATTAATCAGCATGTATCTCAAAAATTGCTTATTGTCAAACAAATAGATGAACTCCAGCTTGAAATAGATGATTTAAAAGATGGTTTAATACACACCACTGTAAATAAGTTTGGACCAGTAAGTGACTTTGCGGTATTAGAAATACATAAAATGGCAATGAAAGAAAAGATAAAAAAGTTAGAACAAGAAAAATCAAAACTTGAGTATTCTCTTGAGAGTTTAAATAATCAGATTGTAAATCTTCAAAAAGAGAGTGAACAGTTTAAATATATACTTACACAAGAGAAAAAAGAGAAAGTAAAAAAATTTTTAAAATATGAAGACAGTAAGGCTGATGAATATATGCAAAGTAAATTAGCTATGGTAACAAAGGAATAATATGTGGATTATAAGAGTTTTATTGATATCAAGTTTTACTTATGGTTCACTTTTTGGATTGATAGTGCAAGATAGTGGCGATGATAAAGAAAAACAAGAGATATTAAGGTTAAAGCAAGAGTTAAATGAGTTTTATAATAAAAAAGAAGAAGAGTATCAATCCAGAAAAAAAGAGCTTGATGATTTATTACTAAGGGTTGAAAGAACTAAAAAAGAGATAGAAGATATAAAAAAACAAAATCAAGAGATATTAAATGATATAAAAGGGGAAGTTGCAAGTAAGACAGCTGCTATTTATAATACGATGAAACCTAAAAATGCAGCAGAAATTTTTGATAAAATGATTGCTGAGGGAAAAATAAATGATGTTTTTGATATAATAGTAAAACTTAAGACAAAAAATATAACAGATATATTAAGATATTTGAATATAAACAATGCAGCAATATTAACAAAAATGATGCAAGATGTTGCAAATCAAAGTAGTGATGAGTAAAATAAGGAGAGGTATATGGCTGAAGAAGTTGCACAAGAAGAATCACAAAAACCAAAAGCTGGTGGAAAGGGATTAATTATAGCCCTAATTGCTTTGGTTGTAATTTTATTTATTGCTATGGGTGTTGGTGGATATTTTTTATATTCAACAATATCTAAAGTTCAATCAGGTGCTACAACAGAACAAACTGAAGTAAAAGAAGAGCCTGTTGGTAAAGAGTTCAAAGCTAGCATTAATGAGCTTGTATTAAATATATCAAGTGCAAAAGGGAGAGTTCAGCTTATGAAACTTTCTCTAAGTTTTTCAAGTTCTGATAAAACCATAGAATCAATAATGGATACATACAAAGATGAGATTGTAGATGTAATTATTGCTCAAGTAAGTGCTAGAAATTCTGAAGAATTACTTACTGTTGGAGGAAAAGAGCTATTAAGGGAAGAGTTGCTCTCTGAGATAAATAGAGCTATATCAAGAGCAAGTGCAAGAGCTGGTAAACCTATTGATAATCCAATAAATAGAATTTATTTTACAGAGTTTGTATTTAGATAAGATTGGTTATAACAAAGGACTAATATGATAGTAGTAGTAAAAAGGACAGATTACAAGCGATTAGCCATAAAAGTAGGTGTTGTTCTAGGGCTTGCTGTTATGTTTTTTTTGTACTATAAGCATATGAGTGGAGTTTATAGTGAATTTGGAGATGAGGCTAAAAAAGTTCAAACAGAGCAAGAAATACTAAAGTTAAAAAAAGATAAAAAAGCACAAAGAATAGAAGATATTATCTATGATGAAGCAATAGTAGCAGTAAACTTAATTGGTCAAGAGAGTGTTCAAGAATTACAAATCTCAGGGGATAGACTTTTGATTGTTGCAAATCCTCAGGTTGATATAGAGCCTATAATGATAAGGTATGGTGTATTAGCGTTAGTTAAAAATACAAAAAATGATATTAAAATAGCTGTAGACTTAGCTAGTATAGTTCAAAGTAGGTATATAGATGATGAAGAATAAAACTATTGTATTAGTACTATTGGTTTTGATAGTTTTTGGTGGATGTGCAAGTCAAAAAGAGACTATAGTATTTGACAAACCACATTTACAAGTACCTAAAGAAGAAGTACCTAGAGTCCAAAGAAAAGGTTCTTTGTATTCAATCAGGGGAGGTTCTCTTTTTTCTGATAAGAAAGATTTACAAATTGGTGATATTATTCAAGTTAGTATTGTTGAGGAGTTGAAATCTGATTCTAAAAATACAAGAAATACAAAAAAATCCAATAATACAAGTCTTGGTGGTGGGATTTTTGCAGGGATTGATGGAAATGATAGTGGAACAGGTTCAGCAGCTATTGCAAAAAATTTAAATAGAGAACTTGGTGTTGGCTTTGGAACTAGAACAAATAATTCATTTACAGGTTCAGCAACTTCAAAGTTTGATGAAAGTTTAGAAACAACAGTTTCAGCTGTAATTGAAGAAGTATATCAAAATGGAAACTATTTAATTAGAGGTTCAAGAGAAATTGTAATAGATGGACAAAAACAAATGCTAGTATTAAGTGGCGTGATAAGACCGTATGATATAACACCAGATAACACTATAGGCTCTAGTCAAATTGCAAATTTAAAGATATTATTTGAAAAATTTGGTGATGAAAGAGACTCTTTAAACAAAGGTTGGGGTACGAGGATGATAGAAAGCATATGGCCTTTCTAAGCTAATATTAAGAAATGTAATGTCATAATGATATAAGAAAATAAGGAGAAGGCAATGTTAAATGCTCTACATGTTGGACAAACTGGTTTAAATGTCGCAAGGACGGTAGTAGAAAATACTATGAATAATATTGCCAATGAGAATACTCCAGGATATAAAAAAAGGGTTGTGGCAGTAAGTGAACTTGCCCATGTGGATTCTAGGATTTACGGTAGAGGTGTAACAGTAGATGGCTCTTTTCGTATAACTGACCAATATGTATTCAACAATCTTTTGAAAGAACAAGGTAAAGAGTCATATTTAAAAGAGATTTCATCTATGCTTTCAGATGTTGAGTCTGTATTTTTTGAGAGTGAGTCTAGTGGTTTATCAAGTGACCTTGATAGATTCTTTCAAGCTATTGAAGAGCTTAGAGCAAACCCATATAATGAAATAGCAAAAAACAATCTTATAAATACTTCAAATGTTTTGGTGGATGATTTAAAAAATATTTATTCAGGTATTGAAGATAGAGAACTTGCAACAAAAAATGAAATATATGAAGATGTAAATAAAATAAATCAAATATTGCATGATATTGGTGCATTAAATGAGCAAATAAACAAAAGATTGGTTGAGCCAAATGATTTGCTTGATAAAAGAGATCAACTTGAAGCAGAACTTGCAAAATATATTGATATTGAAGTAGATAGAAGAGATAACTATGAGTTAAAAATAGCTGGTATGAGTGCAGTTAGATATAGTACAAATATTCATAGTTTAAATGTTGTAGAAAAATATACACCACAACAAGACTTTTATAATGGTGCTAGTGCTATTACTGCTGGAGCTGGGGATACTATTTCATATAAACTTGATACTTTAGGGGTTGAGGTATCTGTAACAATTGGTGGTAGTATTGACTTTAATGACGGAAATGGATCAGTTCCTATTACTACAAGTAACTATATAAGAGCTCTTGTACATACAATTAACTCTACAGAAGCCTTACAAGGGCATATAAGAGCATACAATGGAATAGATCAAGAGTATGAAGATGTAAATATTTTATTAAATGACGCAAGTATGGATAAGTATTTGATGATAAAATCTGTAGTTGATGGTGAGGTAGGAAAATTTGATGGAAGAGTAATAGTTACAAATCCAGCTGGTGATCCAACACAGTTTAATAAAAATGAGTTAAGAAGTGTAAAAGCAGCAAATGATATCCATTTAGAGATATTTGATAAAGAACTTGATATTAAAAGTGGTAGTTTAAAAGCGATGACTGAGAATTTAACAACAAATTCTCCAAATAACAAATTTATACAATATAAAGAGATGCTTGATAATTTTGCTTCTACACTTGTTGATATCACATCACAATTTGTAAGGTATCCTGATAATACTTACGAATATGGTAAAAAAGCAATTGATTTAAATAATAACACTTCTCAAACGATAGTAAATGTGGGATTATTTAGTGGTTCAAATGTAAAAAGCCTTGTTTTTAATCGTGATGCTATCGTAGATTTGACCCAAGAAAAGCTTGATTATTTGGCAAAAATGCAGTGGAAAACAGATATAAGATTTGATGGCAAAGCACAAGATGGTAATGCAAATATAGGGACATCATTTTCAAAGTTTTATCAAACACTTTTAGTAAAAGTTTCTGGTGACAAACAGGGAAATGACTTCTTATTTAAAACCCAAGAAGCTGTTAGTAAGTCTTTACAAAGCAGTTATGATCAACTAACAAAAGTTGATAAAGATGAAGAGATGATAAATTTGATTAAATATCAAGCAGCATATGAAGCAAATGCAAAAATTATTACAACTGTTGATGAAATGATTCAAACAATCCTTGGAATAAAAAGATAATTAAATAAAAGGGGTGCGATATGGCTGGAATATTAGGACTTGGAAGTAGTGGTTCTGCTGGATTAAATCAAGAGTTAATCGACAAACTAAAAGAAGCTGAAAGAAAAGCAAGAGTTGAGCCTATTGAAGCTAAACTTGAAAAATGGGATACTGAGCTTGAAAAGTTTGGTGAAATAGAACAAAAAGTAAATGGGTTATTAAGTGCAATATCTGTATTTGACTTATATAATACAAAAGGGACAAATGCGTTTGAGCAAATCGTAGCTAATACAAGTGGAACTAGTGCTATGTTTGAAGCAGTTGATGCATCACTACTTAGTCCAGGTATGACTACAATAGAAGTAACTCAACTTGCAAAAAGAGATGTGTTTCAGACAGATACATTTTCTGATAAAACTGCACTTGTATCTGAAAATGTTGATCATAAGATATCAATTGCTATAGGAACTGGTGATGCTATTGAGTTTTCTCTAAATCAAAGCTATGAAGATTTGGCAAAAGAGATAAATTCAAAAACTGGACTAAGTGCCAATATTGAAAAAGTTGGAGACAATGAGTATAGAATTATTGTAAAAAGTACTGATTCAGGTCTTGCGAATAAGCTTACAATAAGTGGAGATTCAAATTTACTTGGACTTGATGATCCTGCTAATTATGTGCAAGAAGCAAAAAATATGCAAGCAACAATTGATGGAGTAAATTATAATGTTTCATCAAATACCATAACAATACAAGGTGGACTTAGTGTAACAGCAGTAGCGTTAGGATCTTCAAGCATAAATATTGAAAAAGATAACACAGCAATAGCTCCTGCTATGCAAAATTTTATTGATAAATATAATGAGTTAGTAGAGCTAGTAGATTCTGAACTTTATTCTAAAGATTCAGCTTTAAATGATACTTCTAGTATTAGAATGATTTTAAGTACTATAAAAAATACTATGTTTAATGGTTATGGAAGTAGTGGTGAGTTGAGTTTGTTTAATTATGGCTTTGGATTAGATGAAAAAGGTAAAATGTCACTAGATAGTCAGAAATTTGGTGAAGCGGTACTAAATAATCTTGATGACTTGAAAGAGTTGTTTATTGGTGTACCAGAGACAAAAGGTCTTGGAACAACACTAAAAGAGACTTTAGATGATATGAAATTAACAAATGGTCTTTTAAGATTGTATGGTGATAATATGACTGCAAGAAAAGAGACTCTTGAAAAGGATAAAACAACAGCTATAGAACAGCTAGATGCAAAATATTTTCAATTAGCTCAACAGTTTGCAGCATATACAGCAATTATATCACAAATGGAGAGTGCATTTGGTGGTTTAAAAATGATGATTGAGCAATCAACTGCAAAATGATCTCATTTCAAATTTGTTATTTATAATATTTGTGGTACAATAGATAAAATGATATATTTTATAGGGATATGATAATGGGAATAGATGCTTATAATCAACAAAATGCTGTAACTGATGATCCATATATGCTGATATTGAAGCTGTATGAAGGTTTATTGCAGTATCTTTCATTTGTAAAAAGTGCAATGGAAGAGGGTGATATAGAAAAAAAGTTTAAATATATAAATAAGTCTATTGCAATATTTGATGAGCTTAGAAATGTGCTTGATTATGACGGTGGAGATGTTGCTTACTATTTAGATGGGCTTTATTTATATCAAATAGAAACTTTATTCAGTGCTGGTGTTAGCAATAATGTTACTGCTATTGAACAGGTAATGAAAGTAGTAAAAGGGCTAATAGACGCATGGAAAGACGAAACAGGTCTTTAAAAGCCCTTGAAGAGCTTATCTACATAGATACATTAGATGATCAGCAAAGAGCTGATAGTTTAGTCTCTTGGGGGGCTAAGTATCTAGCTGATGATGGCATAATGGATTTTGATTTGAATGAATCGGAGTTAAGTCATTTACTAGAGCTTTTTTATAAGAATTTAGAATTTCTAAAACAATACAAATCATCAATAGGTGTATCTATGGATGAAAATCAAAAGATTAAGAAGTTTATCTTAAATAAACACTAACTACAAAATGCTTAATGTTACTGTAGCAACAATTTACTACAGTAACATACTGTTTATCACAATCTTTATTCTTTTATACAGATTTCTTTATTTAGTGCAGCTTTGATACTTTTATAAGCTACTATTGCTACTACAAATGTTGTCACAGCTATTAATATGTGAGCTATTATATATGTTGTGTATGATGAAGTAAGCTCATATCTTAAAATTGTTGCAAGTGTTATTGCTGCAAGTGGGAAAGTATAAGCCCACCATGTTATGGCAAAAGAGACTTTCATAAATTCTCTAAACATAAACAAAAGTAATAGGGTAAAGAAAAAACCAATATCATAAATAAAATGCCCAAATAAATCAAGTGTAAATACTCCATTGTTTAAAGAAGTCATAATTTTTACATATGATAAAAAGCCAACACCAGCAGGTGCTATAAATATAAATAGTGTTGGTAAAAATTTAGCAGCTAATTGGTGATGAAAGATAATTCTATTTAATATAATAGTAAATAGCACAAACCAAAAAAACATACCTATTGAGAAGAAAAATATTGAGATTTCACTATTGGCATAGTTTACACCCATAATTGGGACTATTACATTTCCAACAATTGGGATAAACCATGCTGGATTTGAATGTTCTATAGCTAGATTATTTACAATCCAGTATCTTATAACATACAGGGTAAAGAATAGGTGTAAGATTGCACCAATATACCATAACACCATAGAAGCTAATTCTGAATATTCAGATAGTGCTATTGAAATAAGAAGCAAACATATAGAAATTGCTGGAAAGAAATTTAGTCTAATAGGGTGATTAAATTCCTTTTTTACTTCATCAGGGTATTTGATAAGCTTTGCAACATAAAGCATACCAAAAACAATAAATATCCCAATACCAAAAACTACCATTATTGATGCAATGATAGAAGAGAAGCCAAAAGCGTGAGATGCTTTTTGATAAACTATTACTAATCCCATAATTCCCATAACAACTGCAAATAATGGGATTGGAAAATGAGCAAGTCTTGAATGGTTTGTATTATCCATTTATATTTCCTTTTTTTAGATTTTTTGTAATTATAGTTAAATTATTCTTATAACTATTATAAATCTTGCTTAATTTATGCTATAATTAAGCAAAATATAATTATAATAACAACAAATATAGACTTAGGAGGTAGTATGTCTAAAGAGAGTACAGAACTTGAGGTGAAATCACCTTATCGTATAAAACGATATTATATGTATATGTTAGCTACAATTGTAGCGATAGTAACGCCATTTATTACTATAAATGGTAATCATATGTTTTTATTATCGTTTGATAAAAAGCAACTTCATTTATTGGGAATTGCGTTTGATATGCAAGAACTTTATATGATGCCATTTTTATTAATGTTATTGTTTCTTGGTATATTTGCAGTTACAGCAATAGGTGGCCGTGCATGGTGTGGGTGGACATGTCCACAAACTATTTTTAGAGTAATTTATAGAGATTTTATAGAAGGTAAGCTTTTAGGTCTTAGAAGAATTAAAAACAAACAAAAAGAACCAGACTGGTCAAAACCAGAAAATGCATCTAAAAGAGTTGTTGCTATTTTAATATGGTCTGCGTTATCGTTATTAGTTGCTTCAAACTTTATGTGGTATTTTATACCTCCTGAAGATTTCTTTGCATATATCTCAAATCCAACAGAACATATGTTTATGATAGGATTTGTTCTTATATTGGCTGCATTTTTAGTTTATGATGTAATCATGCTAAAAGAAGATTTTTGTGTATATATCTGTCCATATTCAAGGGTTCAGTCGGTATTGTATGATGATAATACATATCAAGCAATATATAGCACAAAAA contains:
- the fliS gene encoding flagellar export chaperone FliS translates to MGIDAYNQQNAVTDDPYMLILKLYEGLLQYLSFVKSAMEEGDIEKKFKYINKSIAIFDELRNVLDYDGGDVAYYLDGLYLYQIETLFSAGVSNNVTAIEQVMKVVKGLIDAWKDETGL
- a CDS encoding flagellar basal body-associated FliL family protein, which translates into the protein MAEEVAQEESQKPKAGGKGLIIALIALVVILFIAMGVGGYFLYSTISKVQSGATTEQTEVKEEPVGKEFKASINELVLNISSAKGRVQLMKLSLSFSSSDKTIESIMDTYKDEIVDVIIAQVSARNSEELLTVGGKELLREELLSEINRAISRASARAGKPIDNPINRIYFTEFVFR
- a CDS encoding flagellar basal body P-ring protein FlgI, with product MIILNKLLLLLLLTISLYGQKVKDISNIVGIRENQLIGYGLVVGLAGTGDKSQFTMQSLQNLLRNSYIKIPTSSIKSKNIAAVMVTADLPPFARQGDKIRVQVSAIGDARSIDKGALLLTQLKGVDGEVYALAQGTIVADGNNLTTGIIYDGAIVENEIDFSLKDEPYLTISLIQNSAKYADKVQQVINDHFREKIAYALDTRTIEVKRPFGISMVRFIAEIENLPIESEMKRKVIIDKHQGIIIAGEDIVINPVTISRNDFTLRIKRTELNENDWKDAALNQGVDIGDGVKIGDRPVEVNLNNALINTKKLPTVSDLMRAMKIMKLPLNEIINTIEMINDMGALNGDLEIRG
- a CDS encoding Tll0287-like domain-containing protein, with product MARGILIIISLALTLFATTLNYNEKALQGIQKLGSTLKGELQNMLKNDPSGLKALYYCEFNAQNITNTVNESLHQTYVKRTSLKIRNPLNTPTAQDIDVMNEFKKLIEIDSVNPDTLSKVIDTNEKYYLYKPLVIESACLKCHGDIAFIDKDILKVINEKYPQDKAVDYKLGDFRGVIVSVINKD
- the fliM gene encoding flagellar motor switch protein FliM, whose translation is MAEFLSQDEIDALLDIAEQGEELPEAEKVVVPKEKNYSIYDFKKPNRISNDQFKAFNTLHDKMLRDLTTDVSAMLRKIVDLKLYSIEQMTYGEFILSIPQLTSLNTLSMKPLEGRMVIECNPGISHKIIAELLGSGAVAASDNLDRELTEIEIEVFDHFYKLLIKHLHRAWNDISTLNFKVESRDTNANAIQIISDHEIVLLVVLELTIDEESGFLSICYPINYIEPILGKLVEKMFTESRNRKSSRKKDITTLISGAQMKIEAIMAETKLSVAEILDLSEGDIITFNKNASSSSVKLYVNNKEKFYGICGASNNRKAIQIQSNLDHEKQETLKALRDIREEREQSAKKNVENIQRLLREKDI
- a CDS encoding flagellar basal body L-ring protein FlgH, giving the protein MMKNKTIVLVLLVLIVFGGCASQKETIVFDKPHLQVPKEEVPRVQRKGSLYSIRGGSLFSDKKDLQIGDIIQVSIVEELKSDSKNTRNTKKSNNTSLGGGIFAGIDGNDSGTGSAAIAKNLNRELGVGFGTRTNNSFTGSATSKFDESLETTVSAVIEEVYQNGNYLIRGSREIVIDGQKQMLVLSGVIRPYDITPDNTIGSSQIANLKILFEKFGDERDSLNKGWGTRMIESIWPF
- the fliD gene encoding flagellar filament capping protein FliD, translating into MAGILGLGSSGSAGLNQELIDKLKEAERKARVEPIEAKLEKWDTELEKFGEIEQKVNGLLSAISVFDLYNTKGTNAFEQIVANTSGTSAMFEAVDASLLSPGMTTIEVTQLAKRDVFQTDTFSDKTALVSENVDHKISIAIGTGDAIEFSLNQSYEDLAKEINSKTGLSANIEKVGDNEYRIIVKSTDSGLANKLTISGDSNLLGLDDPANYVQEAKNMQATIDGVNYNVSSNTITIQGGLSVTAVALGSSSINIEKDNTAIAPAMQNFIDKYNELVELVDSELYSKDSALNDTSSIRMILSTIKNTMFNGYGSSGELSLFNYGFGLDEKGKMSLDSQKFGEAVLNNLDDLKELFIGVPETKGLGTTLKETLDDMKLTNGLLRLYGDNMTARKETLEKDKTTAIEQLDAKYFQLAQQFAAYTAIISQMESAFGGLKMMIEQSTAK
- a CDS encoding flagellar hook-associated protein FlgK, with protein sequence MLNALHVGQTGLNVARTVVENTMNNIANENTPGYKKRVVAVSELAHVDSRIYGRGVTVDGSFRITDQYVFNNLLKEQGKESYLKEISSMLSDVESVFFESESSGLSSDLDRFFQAIEELRANPYNEIAKNNLINTSNVLVDDLKNIYSGIEDRELATKNEIYEDVNKINQILHDIGALNEQINKRLVEPNDLLDKRDQLEAELAKYIDIEVDRRDNYELKIAGMSAVRYSTNIHSLNVVEKYTPQQDFYNGASAITAGAGDTISYKLDTLGVEVSVTIGGSIDFNDGNGSVPITTSNYIRALVHTINSTEALQGHIRAYNGIDQEYEDVNILLNDASMDKYLMIKSVVDGEVGKFDGRVIVTNPAGDPTQFNKNELRSVKAANDIHLEIFDKELDIKSGSLKAMTENLTTNSPNNKFIQYKEMLDNFASTLVDITSQFVRYPDNTYEYGKKAIDLNNNTSQTIVNVGLFSGSNVKSLVFNRDAIVDLTQEKLDYLAKMQWKTDIRFDGKAQDGNANIGTSFSKFYQTLLVKVSGDKQGNDFLFKTQEAVSKSLQSSYDQLTKVDKDEEMINLIKYQAAYEANAKIITTVDEMIQTILGIKR
- a CDS encoding flagellar biosynthetic protein FliQ; this encodes MDLLAIAENTVKVILILGLPSLLVSMIIGLVISIFQAVTQVSDASLTFVPKLIFVSFFILISLPWIGESVEVYTKELWNLMLIFGEQ
- a CDS encoding MotE family protein, coding for MWIIRVLLISSFTYGSLFGLIVQDSGDDKEKQEILRLKQELNEFYNKKEEEYQSRKKELDDLLLRVERTKKEIEDIKKQNQEILNDIKGEVASKTAAIYNTMKPKNAAEIFDKMIAEGKINDVFDIIVKLKTKNITDILRYLNINNAAILTKMMQDVANQSSDE